From a single Ensifer adhaerens genomic region:
- a CDS encoding Phytoene dehydrogenase-related protein: MSEFDAVILGAGHNGLAAAVHLAAKGWKVAVVEAKASAGGAVKTQELVEPGFRHDIAAMNLSMFAGSAFHQTYAGELAAHGLKFVPAPKCFASVFRDGTHLGIGTDAAANRSAIAQLSSKDAESFAAMTAEFGNMAPHLFGLLGNPMPSVGSVKTAWKAWRAGGVPLLTDLLRLLLSSPRGFLDRHFANEKLKAMMAAWGLHLDFPPDAAGGALFPYLETMTNQAFGMVIGEGGADAIIKAMVGLLKAKGGELLLNSPVISVEVAGGRAKSVTLADGRRLTAKRAIISNIHPKVLFNGLVKGVTLPRRFADGVKHYRAGPGAMMIHLTLDGLPDWSASPDLKSYAYVHIAPNLSMMNRLYDEAVSGLLPREPALVIGQPTTLDPTRAPEGKHVLWVQVRVLPAEIKGDAAGEISATDWPTAKEAYADRVLSVIESYAPDFRSKIRGRAVWSPLDLETENPNLIGGDSLSGSHHLDQNFLFRPVAGYSRYKSPVDGLYMCGAATWPGAGTGAGSGFMLAKMLAG, from the coding sequence ATGTCTGAATTCGATGCGGTGATCCTGGGCGCAGGTCACAATGGGTTGGCCGCTGCCGTGCATCTGGCCGCGAAGGGCTGGAAGGTCGCAGTGGTCGAGGCCAAGGCGAGCGCCGGCGGCGCGGTGAAGACGCAGGAACTCGTCGAGCCCGGCTTCCGCCACGACATCGCCGCCATGAACCTTTCCATGTTCGCCGGCTCCGCCTTTCATCAGACCTATGCCGGCGAGCTTGCCGCCCATGGCCTGAAATTCGTCCCCGCGCCGAAATGCTTCGCGAGCGTCTTTCGGGACGGCACCCATCTCGGCATCGGCACCGATGCGGCCGCCAACCGGTCGGCCATCGCCCAACTCTCCTCCAAGGATGCGGAAAGCTTCGCCGCCATGACCGCCGAGTTCGGCAATATGGCGCCGCATCTCTTCGGCCTGCTCGGCAATCCCATGCCGTCCGTGGGAAGCGTCAAGACCGCGTGGAAAGCATGGCGCGCGGGCGGCGTTCCGCTGCTCACCGATCTCCTGCGCCTCCTTCTCTCGTCGCCCCGCGGCTTCCTCGACCGGCATTTCGCCAATGAGAAGCTCAAGGCCATGATGGCCGCGTGGGGCCTGCATCTCGACTTTCCTCCGGATGCCGCCGGCGGCGCGCTCTTTCCCTATCTGGAAACGATGACCAACCAGGCCTTCGGCATGGTGATTGGCGAGGGCGGCGCGGATGCGATCATCAAGGCGATGGTGGGGCTGCTGAAAGCCAAGGGTGGGGAACTCTTACTCAATTCCCCGGTGATTTCGGTGGAGGTTGCCGGTGGCCGGGCGAAATCGGTGACGCTGGCCGATGGACGCAGGCTGACGGCCAAGCGGGCAATCATCTCCAACATCCATCCCAAGGTTCTCTTCAACGGTCTGGTAAAAGGCGTCACCCTGCCCCGCCGTTTTGCCGATGGCGTGAAGCACTATCGCGCCGGCCCCGGCGCCATGATGATCCATCTGACGCTCGACGGCCTGCCCGACTGGTCCGCCTCACCCGACCTGAAATCTTATGCCTATGTCCACATCGCGCCGAACCTCTCGATGATGAACCGGCTCTATGATGAAGCGGTTTCGGGACTGTTGCCTCGCGAACCCGCCCTCGTCATCGGCCAGCCCACGACGCTCGATCCGACCCGCGCGCCGGAGGGCAAGCATGTGCTTTGGGTGCAGGTCCGTGTTCTGCCGGCGGAGATCAAGGGCGATGCGGCGGGTGAGATTTCGGCGACAGATTGGCCGACCGCAAAGGAGGCCTATGCCGATCGCGTGCTTTCGGTTATCGAGAGCTACGCGCCCGACTTCCGCTCCAAGATCCGCGGACGCGCCGTCTGGTCGCCGCTCGACCTGGAGACGGAAAACCCGAACCTCATCGGCGGCGACAGCCTTTCGGGCTCCCATCATCTCGACCAGAATTTCCTCTTCCGCCCGGTCGCCGGCTACTCGCGCTACAAGAGCCCGGTGGACGGTCTCTATATGTGCGGCGCGGCAACCTGGCCGGGTGCGGGGACGGGCGCGGGCTCCGGCTTCATGCTGGCGAAGATGCTTGCCGGCTAG
- a CDS encoding polar amino acid transport system permease protein has translation MNWLENLRRSFLDWPAMAEVLPSMITVGLKNTLILAAASTFFGVVIGMVLAIMGISRSAWLRIPSRIYTDIFRGLPAIVTILLIGQGFARIGREIFGPSPYPLGILALSLIAGAYIGEIFRSGIQSVDRGQMEACRALSMSYGQGMRLIVVPQGVRRVLPALVNQFIGNVKDSSLVYFLGLLASEREIFRVGQDQAVVTGNLSPLLLAGIFYLVITVPLTHIVNLIDTRLRLGKQRPSSPASGLLEVAELDSANQAVAADSGRSTFRGGSLAVSDLHMAYGDFDVLKGIDLAVRPGSVTCIIGPSGSGKSTLLRCLNRLVEPKSGDIQLDGQSILAMKPEKLRRRVGMVFQHFNLFPDHTALENVMLSLTKIKGLPREEAERIAKAKLADVGLAARQHHRPGGLSGGQQQRVAIARALAMEPEVILFDEVTSALDPELVKGVLNLMAGLGRQGMTMVVVTHEMGFARRVADQVVFMDEGRVVEAGTPDAIFDNPQNPRLQRFLAEVL, from the coding sequence ATGAATTGGCTTGAAAACCTGCGTCGCAGTTTTCTCGATTGGCCGGCCATGGCCGAAGTTCTGCCGAGCATGATCACGGTGGGCTTGAAGAATACGCTGATCCTTGCGGCGGCCTCAACGTTCTTTGGCGTGGTGATTGGCATGGTCCTCGCCATCATGGGGATTTCGCGCTCGGCCTGGCTGCGCATCCCCTCCCGCATCTATACCGACATTTTCCGCGGTCTGCCCGCCATCGTCACCATCCTGCTGATCGGTCAGGGCTTTGCCCGCATCGGGCGGGAGATTTTCGGGCCGTCGCCCTATCCGCTGGGCATTCTCGCCCTGAGCCTCATTGCAGGCGCCTATATCGGCGAAATCTTCCGTTCCGGTATCCAGAGTGTGGATCGTGGGCAAATGGAAGCCTGCCGGGCGCTGTCGATGAGCTACGGGCAGGGCATGCGCCTGATCGTCGTGCCGCAGGGTGTGCGACGCGTGCTGCCGGCGCTGGTCAACCAGTTCATCGGCAATGTGAAGGATTCGAGCCTCGTCTATTTTCTGGGGCTGCTCGCCTCCGAGCGGGAAATCTTCCGCGTCGGTCAGGACCAGGCCGTTGTCACCGGCAATCTCTCCCCGCTCTTGCTCGCCGGCATCTTCTATCTCGTGATCACCGTTCCGCTGACGCATATCGTCAACCTGATCGACACGCGTCTGAGGCTCGGAAAGCAGCGGCCTTCAAGCCCTGCCAGCGGCTTGCTGGAGGTCGCAGAACTGGATAGCGCCAATCAGGCCGTGGCGGCTGACAGCGGACGTTCCACTTTCCGGGGCGGCAGTCTCGCGGTCAGCGATCTTCACATGGCCTATGGCGATTTCGATGTGCTGAAGGGTATCGATCTCGCCGTGCGCCCCGGCAGCGTCACCTGTATCATCGGCCCTTCCGGCTCCGGCAAGTCGACATTGCTGCGCTGCCTCAATCGGCTCGTTGAACCGAAAAGCGGCGATATCCAGCTCGATGGCCAGAGCATCCTCGCCATGAAGCCGGAAAAGCTGCGCCGCCGTGTCGGCATGGTGTTCCAGCATTTCAATCTGTTTCCCGATCACACCGCGCTGGAAAACGTCATGCTGTCCCTGACGAAGATCAAGGGCCTGCCGCGCGAGGAGGCGGAACGCATCGCGAAGGCCAAGCTTGCCGATGTCGGTCTGGCAGCGCGCCAGCACCATCGACCCGGCGGCCTTTCCGGCGGGCAGCAACAACGCGTGGCGATTGCCCGCGCGCTCGCCATGGAACCCGAGGTCATCCTCTTTGACGAGGTGACCAGCGCGCTGGATCCGGAGCTGGTCAAGGGCGTGCTGAACCTCATGGCCGGGCTTGGGCGCCAGGGCATGACCATGGTGGTGGTGACTCACGAAATGGGCTTCGCGCGTCGGGTGGCCGATCAGGTCGTGTTCATGGACGAGGGGCGCGTGGTGGAAGCCGGAACGCCGGACGCCATTTTCGACAATCCGCAAAATCCGCGTCTGCAACGCTTCCTGGCGGAAGTGCTCTAG
- a CDS encoding PAS domain S-box-containing protein translates to MFKKIFSKPENFRQELSDYIFENSPDCVCVLREGKVVEFNDAFAQIMRQPRETLMGLTPPEFSPEFQLDGNRSDAMAMQYITRAMQDGHHRFEWRIRRADNSQFSVNVTLMRWQRGEETLLIFVWQDIEEVVQLRGREAEQMERMNHQAAQDQKTIVALAEGLKALAAGRLFASIDQMFDPKTEPLRKDFNEAAASLCRAIEEIASVAGSMSKSSREIGSATRDLASRTERQAASLEEAAASIKQIVASISATADFARKAKGLVDMARGDSAAIGTIVERAVASMEQISRSSSEIGKIIGVIDEIAFQTNLLALNAGVEAARAGEAGKGFAVVAQEVRELAQRSASAAKEIRLLVTTSERQVKDGVELVGETGGALSRIAGHVEEIGSAVGQIEKSAQEEDVAIREINKMIADIDQVTQHNTAMVEETVAAIHSLNEDVGDVEARVAKFELRRHEAQSIRRYA, encoded by the coding sequence ATGTTCAAGAAAATTTTCAGCAAGCCGGAGAATTTCCGACAGGAACTTTCGGACTACATTTTCGAAAATTCGCCGGATTGTGTCTGCGTGCTGCGCGAGGGCAAGGTGGTTGAATTCAACGACGCCTTTGCCCAGATCATGCGCCAGCCGCGCGAAACGCTGATGGGCCTGACCCCGCCGGAGTTTTCGCCCGAGTTCCAGCTGGATGGTAACCGCTCCGATGCGATGGCGATGCAATACATCACCAGGGCGATGCAGGATGGGCATCACCGTTTCGAGTGGCGCATCCGCCGGGCGGACAACAGCCAGTTTTCCGTCAATGTGACGCTGATGCGCTGGCAGCGCGGTGAAGAAACGCTGCTGATCTTCGTCTGGCAGGATATCGAGGAAGTCGTACAGCTCCGCGGCCGCGAGGCCGAGCAAATGGAGCGCATGAACCATCAGGCTGCGCAGGACCAGAAGACCATCGTCGCCCTGGCCGAGGGCCTCAAGGCACTGGCCGCGGGGCGGCTTTTCGCTTCCATCGACCAGATGTTCGATCCGAAGACCGAACCGCTGCGCAAGGACTTCAACGAGGCTGCCGCTTCGCTTTGCCGGGCGATCGAAGAGATCGCCTCGGTTGCCGGCTCCATGTCCAAGAGCTCGCGCGAGATCGGCTCCGCCACCCGGGACCTGGCATCGCGCACCGAGCGGCAGGCGGCAAGCCTCGAGGAGGCCGCAGCCTCCATCAAGCAGATTGTCGCGAGTATCAGCGCCACCGCCGACTTTGCCCGCAAGGCGAAGGGTCTGGTCGACATGGCGCGTGGCGACAGTGCCGCAATCGGCACGATTGTCGAACGTGCGGTCGCCTCGATGGAGCAGATTTCCCGCTCGTCCTCCGAAATCGGCAAGATCATCGGCGTGATCGACGAGATCGCCTTCCAGACCAACCTTCTGGCACTGAATGCCGGCGTCGAGGCCGCGCGTGCCGGCGAGGCGGGCAAGGGCTTTGCCGTCGTGGCGCAGGAGGTGCGCGAGCTTGCGCAGCGTTCCGCCTCCGCTGCCAAGGAAATCCGCCTGCTTGTCACCACGTCGGAACGGCAGGTGAAAGACGGCGTGGAGCTGGTCGGCGAGACGGGCGGCGCACTTTCGCGCATTGCCGGCCATGTCGAGGAAATCGGCTCGGCCGTCGGCCAGATCGAGAAATCCGCGCAGGAAGAAGATGTCGCCATCCGCGAAATCAACAAGATGATCGCCGACATCGACCAGGTGACCCAGCACAACACGGCCATGGTGGAGGAGACGGTGGCTGCCATCCATTCGCTCAACGAGGATGTTGGTGATGTCGAAGCGCGTGTGGCGAAGTTCGAGTTGCGCCGACACGAGGCGCAGTCCATAAGGCGCTACGCCTAG
- a CDS encoding DNA-binding transcriptional regulator, MarR family, whose amino-acid sequence MDLELVASDAQEGKKQELKLWLRLLATTKLMSQEIRRRLRREFGATLPQFDLLAQLYREKDGLRLGELSSRTMVTNGNVTGLVERLEADGTIIRERLEDDKRVTVARLSEKGRTYFEGMAEAHERWIKEMMAEVEPAVLKRLLAELGQVKESAQRHLSEED is encoded by the coding sequence ATGGATCTCGAACTGGTTGCCAGCGACGCCCAGGAAGGCAAGAAGCAGGAGCTGAAGCTCTGGCTGCGCCTGCTTGCCACGACCAAGCTCATGTCGCAGGAAATCCGCCGGCGGCTGCGCCGGGAGTTCGGCGCGACGCTTCCGCAATTCGACCTCCTCGCCCAGCTCTATCGCGAAAAGGACGGCCTGCGCCTCGGCGAGCTTTCCAGCCGCACCATGGTCACCAACGGCAATGTTACCGGTCTGGTCGAACGGCTGGAAGCCGACGGCACGATCATCCGCGAGCGCCTCGAGGACGACAAGCGCGTCACCGTGGCCCGGCTTTCCGAGAAGGGCCGGACCTATTTCGAGGGAATGGCGGAGGCACATGAGCGCTGGATCAAGGAAATGATGGCCGAAGTCGAACCCGCTGTTCTCAAGCGGCTTCTTGCCGAACTCGGCCAGGTCAAGGAATCCGCCCAGCGCCATCTCTCTGAAGAGGACTGA
- a CDS encoding Kynurenine formamidase has product MSDTSSLSQLAAQLLTGKVKVVDLTAPLGPETPVLYLPPQFGKNTPNVKVHEISAYDENGPFWAWNWLELGEHTGTHFDAPCHWVTGKDHPGNTTDTIPPQNFVAPVNVIDRSKEATENPDYLLTVESIKEWEAENGEIEAGSWVLMRTDWYKRNGSTETFLNADENGPHSPGPTAEAIEYLLSKGIIGWGQETIGTDAGSAGGMTPPFPAHNLMHKANKYGLASLSNLDQLPAKGAILIAAPLKFVKGTGSPVRALALIA; this is encoded by the coding sequence ATGTCGGATACAAGCTCACTTTCGCAACTCGCCGCCCAACTCCTGACCGGCAAGGTCAAGGTCGTCGACCTGACCGCCCCGCTCGGGCCGGAAACGCCGGTTCTCTATCTGCCGCCGCAGTTCGGCAAGAACACGCCGAACGTCAAGGTGCACGAAATCTCGGCCTATGACGAGAACGGTCCCTTCTGGGCCTGGAACTGGCTGGAACTGGGCGAGCATACCGGCACGCATTTCGATGCGCCCTGTCACTGGGTCACCGGCAAGGATCATCCCGGCAACACGACCGACACGATCCCGCCGCAGAATTTCGTCGCGCCGGTCAATGTCATCGACCGCTCGAAGGAAGCCACCGAAAACCCGGACTATCTGCTGACCGTCGAGAGCATCAAAGAATGGGAAGCTGAAAACGGCGAAATCGAAGCCGGCTCCTGGGTCCTGATGCGGACCGACTGGTACAAGCGCAACGGCTCGACCGAGACCTTCCTCAATGCCGACGAAAACGGCCCGCATTCGCCCGGCCCGACGGCGGAAGCCATCGAATACCTGCTCTCCAAGGGCATTATCGGCTGGGGCCAGGAAACGATCGGCACGGATGCCGGCTCCGCCGGCGGCATGACACCGCCCTTCCCGGCGCATAACCTCATGCACAAGGCCAACAAGTACGGCCTCGCCAGCCTGTCGAACCTCGACCAGCTTCCGGCCAAGGGCGCGATCCTGATTGCGGCTCCGCTCAAGTTCGTCAAGGGCACGGGCTCGCCGGTGCGCGCGCTGGCGCTGATTGCCTGA
- a CDS encoding Glycine/D-amino acid oxidase — MKDNVISSAVVIGAGIFGVSTGLQLARRGIQVTILNDGPPANGASGRSLSWLNSARMRSEPYHRLRVAGIDRYRTLAARLPGIDWLRFDGGLTWDADGPENAIANVYRYEASIGYDANLLAAEEVGLVTPGLDARSIASQGAIFNPGEGWVDLPILIDFLLREFLSRGGVLVTGEGAASVIVEGGRARGAVTSSGVRFEADAAVLATGPAVPAMAAQLGQVIGDDTPIALLVQTKPLDHPLRAVLNTPRVAVRPAPGGAFSLDADWAAEEGVTMRPDGSHDIDASVVEALVAEASNVMQGNPKLEIQSVGVGGKPIPGDGEPVIGALKAVPGCYVAFSHSGATLGLIVGELLAGEIATGREHPMLQTFRPERFAS; from the coding sequence ATGAAAGACAATGTAATTTCCTCCGCTGTCGTGATCGGTGCCGGCATTTTCGGCGTTTCCACAGGATTGCAGCTGGCCCGGCGCGGCATTCAGGTGACCATCCTCAATGACGGTCCGCCGGCCAATGGCGCCTCCGGCCGGTCGCTGTCCTGGCTGAATTCGGCGCGCATGCGCTCGGAGCCCTACCATCGCCTGCGCGTGGCGGGCATAGACCGTTATCGTACGCTGGCGGCCCGACTGCCGGGCATCGACTGGCTGCGCTTCGACGGAGGCCTGACCTGGGATGCCGATGGGCCGGAAAACGCCATCGCGAATGTCTACCGTTACGAAGCCTCGATCGGTTACGATGCGAACCTGCTGGCAGCGGAAGAGGTCGGCCTGGTAACGCCGGGACTTGATGCGCGGTCGATTGCCTCGCAAGGGGCGATCTTCAATCCAGGCGAAGGCTGGGTCGACCTCCCGATTCTGATTGATTTCCTGCTGCGGGAGTTCCTGTCACGCGGTGGTGTTCTCGTGACCGGTGAGGGAGCCGCCAGTGTCATCGTGGAAGGAGGCCGGGCGCGGGGCGCTGTCACCTCCAGCGGCGTCCGGTTCGAGGCGGATGCCGCCGTGCTGGCGACCGGTCCTGCCGTGCCGGCCATGGCGGCGCAACTCGGTCAGGTGATTGGTGACGACACCCCGATCGCTCTTCTGGTGCAGACCAAGCCGCTCGACCATCCTTTGCGAGCCGTATTGAATACGCCGCGCGTGGCGGTGCGGCCAGCTCCGGGCGGGGCCTTCTCGCTCGACGCCGATTGGGCGGCGGAGGAGGGCGTGACGATGCGCCCGGATGGCAGTCACGACATCGACGCCTCGGTGGTCGAGGCTCTCGTGGCGGAAGCCTCGAACGTGATGCAGGGCAATCCGAAGCTCGAGATCCAGTCGGTCGGCGTTGGCGGCAAGCCTATTCCGGGCGATGGCGAGCCTGTGATCGGCGCGCTGAAGGCCGTTCCCGGTTGCTACGTTGCCTTCAGTCACAGTGGTGCGACCCTTGGCCTGATCGTCGGCGAATTGCTTGCGGGCGAGATCGCAACCGGCCGGGAGCATCCGATGCTGCAGACATTCAGGCCGGAGCGTTTCGCCTCCTGA
- a CDS encoding Phytoene dehydrogenase-related protein, translated as MSDPDYIIVGSGINALVAAAMLGKKGKKVLVLERNGQIGGCLRTEEITAPGFVHDVMATTMVLFMTSPAFAALGKDLEARGLEFCHSATPTGVLRPDGSHAILAMNRAENIANFDRLAPGDGQSFDREMNRFGGNAGFVFGLLGGNLWSMATAKLVAKEAWSRGLKGLAAFFGEALAPARSYLDTNYQSEEMKALWAPWVLHCGLGPESSYSAEMVKVIGFAVELAGCPIVKGGAVNLLKAFEKLIKDQGSEIVTGADVDEVILGQGGKATGVRLTDGRSFKAGAGVIASMTPDQIYKRLLKSGAAALPDYVKDGLKSYRYGKGNMQIHYALKAAPRWKAGEALGKVALLHLTPGLDGVSRSANEAERGLLPAEPTVCVGQPTSFDPSRAPEGQSILWLQLPDTPRFIKGDAAGELDCPADGRWTEALREAFADRVEAMLRHHIENFDEAVIMRRVYSPADLEAMNMNLVGGDPYGGFCGLDQFFLWRPFKRPNNHMTHVPGLYHIGASTHPGPGLGGGSGFLLASSLK; from the coding sequence ATGAGCGATCCGGATTACATTATCGTCGGCAGCGGCATCAACGCGCTGGTGGCAGCGGCCATGCTGGGCAAGAAGGGCAAGAAGGTTCTGGTTCTGGAGCGCAATGGCCAGATTGGCGGATGCCTTCGCACCGAGGAGATCACCGCGCCGGGCTTCGTGCATGATGTCATGGCCACTACCATGGTTCTGTTCATGACCTCGCCGGCCTTTGCCGCACTCGGCAAGGATCTGGAGGCGCGGGGCTTGGAATTCTGCCATTCGGCGACGCCGACCGGGGTTCTGCGGCCCGATGGAAGCCACGCGATCCTTGCGATGAACCGGGCGGAGAATATCGCCAATTTCGACAGGCTCGCCCCCGGCGACGGTCAGAGCTTTGATCGCGAGATGAACCGCTTCGGCGGCAATGCCGGCTTCGTCTTCGGGCTTCTGGGCGGCAATCTCTGGTCCATGGCGACGGCCAAGCTGGTGGCCAAGGAAGCATGGTCGCGGGGCCTGAAAGGCCTTGCGGCCTTCTTCGGCGAGGCGCTCGCGCCGGCGCGGTCCTATCTCGACACCAATTATCAATCCGAAGAAATGAAGGCGCTGTGGGCGCCCTGGGTGCTGCATTGCGGGCTGGGGCCGGAAAGCAGCTATTCGGCCGAGATGGTCAAGGTCATCGGCTTTGCCGTCGAGCTAGCCGGCTGCCCCATCGTCAAGGGCGGGGCGGTCAATCTCCTCAAGGCGTTTGAAAAGCTGATCAAGGATCAGGGCAGCGAGATCGTCACCGGGGCGGATGTCGATGAAGTCATTCTGGGGCAGGGCGGCAAGGCCACCGGCGTGCGCCTCACCGATGGTCGCAGCTTCAAGGCCGGCGCCGGCGTGATCGCCTCCATGACACCCGACCAGATTTACAAGCGGCTGCTCAAGAGCGGGGCTGCGGCCCTGCCGGACTACGTGAAGGACGGGCTGAAATCCTATCGCTACGGCAAGGGCAACATGCAGATTCACTACGCCCTGAAGGCCGCGCCGCGCTGGAAGGCGGGCGAGGCGCTCGGCAAGGTGGCATTGCTGCATCTGACGCCGGGGCTTGACGGCGTGTCGCGCTCGGCCAACGAGGCGGAGCGCGGTCTGCTGCCGGCCGAACCGACCGTTTGCGTCGGCCAGCCCACCTCCTTCGACCCGAGCCGCGCGCCGGAAGGCCAGTCGATCCTCTGGCTGCAGCTGCCCGACACGCCGCGCTTCATCAAGGGCGATGCGGCAGGCGAGCTTGACTGCCCCGCTGACGGCCGCTGGACCGAGGCGCTGCGCGAGGCCTTTGCCGATCGCGTGGAGGCGATGCTGCGCCACCATATCGAGAATTTCGACGAGGCGGTCATCATGCGCCGCGTCTATTCGCCGGCCGATCTGGAGGCCATGAACATGAACCTTGTCGGCGGCGATCCTTACGGTGGTTTCTGCGGGCTCGACCAGTTTTTCCTCTGGCGTCCCTTCAAGAGACCGAATAACCACATGACACATGTCCCGGGGCTCTATCATATCGGAGCGTCCACCCATCCGGGGCCGGGCCTTGGCGGCGGATCGGGCTTCCTGCTCGCATCCTCCCTGAAATGA
- a CDS encoding branched-chain amino acid transport system permease protein, giving the protein MTKPATSHHALDEAGEFAESVPHEKLARSRAAQAVLWVLLIAAVLVAPAVLYPVFVMQLLCFALFACAFNLLIGFTGLLSFGHAAFFGGAAYICGHVVKVWGLPPLLGILLGGVFAAALGYVVGSLAIRRQGIYFAMITLALAQIVYFLALQLPFTGGENGLQGIPRGTLFGLDLNDPLPMYYFVAAIFLAGFLIIHRTIHSPFGQVLQAIRENEPRARSLGYNVDRFKLIAFVLSASLAGVAGSTKAIVFQFASLTDAHWQMSGEVILMTLIGGMGTIFGPVVGSVVIVTLQHYLADIGSWVQVVIGAIFIVSVLLFRRGLVGELARMLKISSV; this is encoded by the coding sequence ATGACAAAACCTGCCACTTCCCATCATGCTCTCGACGAAGCCGGCGAATTCGCCGAAAGCGTCCCCCATGAGAAGCTGGCCCGCAGCCGCGCGGCGCAGGCCGTGCTCTGGGTGCTTCTGATCGCGGCGGTGCTGGTTGCACCCGCGGTGCTCTATCCCGTCTTCGTGATGCAGCTCCTGTGCTTCGCGCTGTTTGCCTGCGCCTTCAACCTGCTGATCGGCTTTACCGGCCTGCTCTCCTTCGGCCACGCGGCCTTCTTCGGGGGGGCTGCGTATATCTGCGGCCATGTGGTGAAGGTATGGGGCCTCCCGCCGCTTCTCGGCATCCTGCTCGGCGGGGTCTTTGCGGCGGCACTCGGTTATGTCGTCGGCTCGCTCGCCATCCGCCGTCAGGGCATCTATTTCGCCATGATCACCCTGGCGCTCGCCCAGATCGTCTACTTCCTCGCCCTGCAATTGCCCTTCACCGGCGGCGAGAACGGCCTGCAGGGCATCCCGCGCGGTACACTCTTCGGACTTGATCTCAATGACCCGCTGCCGATGTATTATTTCGTCGCCGCGATCTTTCTTGCCGGCTTCCTGATCATCCATCGCACCATTCACTCGCCCTTCGGCCAGGTGCTCCAGGCGATCCGGGAGAACGAGCCGCGCGCCCGCTCGCTCGGCTACAATGTCGATCGCTTCAAGCTCATCGCCTTCGTGCTGTCGGCGTCACTTGCCGGCGTCGCCGGCTCGACCAAAGCCATCGTCTTCCAGTTCGCCTCGCTCACCGATGCGCATTGGCAGATGTCGGGCGAGGTGATCCTGATGACGCTGATCGGCGGCATGGGGACGATCTTCGGCCCCGTCGTCGGCTCGGTCGTCATCGTGACGCTCCAGCACTATCTCGCGGATATCGGCTCCTGGGTGCAGGTGGTGATCGGCGCGATCTTCATCGTCAGCGTGCTGCTCTTCCGCCGCGGGCTCGTCGGAGAACTGGCGCGCATGCTGAAGATTTCCTCGGTCTGA
- a CDS encoding DNA-binding transcriptional regulator, MarR family encodes MENGLSGDVLGHPGTQDGRMPSLGEMGLNHFAPYIMNRVMARWNANLSEELRARDITTAKMRALAVLSVSSSLTINELSVLGVTEQSTMSRTVDSLEEQGLISRTPRADDLRVRDVAITEEGRAVFNEVWPIMYDGLRQMFRDIEEDEYRAFLNTLHKILRNVRKNEM; translated from the coding sequence ATGGAAAACGGCCTTTCGGGCGATGTTCTCGGGCATCCGGGTACGCAAGACGGCCGCATGCCGAGCCTCGGCGAGATGGGATTGAACCATTTTGCACCCTATATCATGAACCGCGTGATGGCGCGCTGGAACGCCAATCTTTCCGAAGAGCTGCGCGCCCGCGACATCACCACCGCGAAGATGCGGGCGCTTGCTGTGCTGTCGGTCTCATCGTCGCTCACGATCAACGAGCTTTCCGTTCTCGGCGTCACCGAGCAATCGACCATGAGCCGCACGGTGGATTCGCTGGAAGAACAGGGGCTTATCAGCCGTACACCGCGCGCTGACGATTTGCGGGTGCGTGATGTCGCCATCACAGAGGAGGGGCGCGCCGTCTTCAATGAGGTCTGGCCGATCATGTATGACGGGCTACGCCAGATGTTCCGCGATATCGAGGAAGACGAATATCGCGCCTTTCTCAACACGCTGCACAAGATCCTGCGGAACGTCCGCAAGAATGAAATGTGA